The genome window CAGGCGCGCATGGACCAAGCCATGCGCGTAGGAGGGCAGGGTAAGGATCATCGTACTATTCCTCTTCCTGCTCGCTGCCGCGCGAGCGCTCCAGTTCGATGAAGCCGGCGGCCTGCAATGCGTCGTAAACGTCCTCATCGGAGAAGCCGGTGAAGTCCTGGCGCTGGGCCGCGACGTTGGTGAGCAGATAGTTCACGCACACCTCGAAGCTCTTCATCGGCCACGTCCACCCAGCCGGCAGCCCCGCCTGGATACGCAAGCGAGCGGCGTACTGGTAGATCTGCTCAGCATGCGAGCGCAGCCGCCAGCCCTTGCTGAAGGCATCCTTGGCGAAGTAAGCGCTGTAGCTGCAACCCGAGCCCTCCGGCCACTCGCTGTTGTCGTCCATGCGTCCCAGCGCGTGGGCGATCTCCTCCGGGCCGTTCAGGCCGCCAAATTCGTGCCGGCGGACCAGGTAGCGGCCGCGCACATGCGGTGGCGGGTTGCCATCGTAGATTTTTTCCATGGCCGTGCCGGTGTAGTCGCTCTGGACCACCAACACGACAAACAACATGTATCCTGCGTCGGTCAGGTCATTGTCCAGCGTGCACAAGTGTTCGTAGTCATCGGGAAATAAGCGCTGCGCTTCGTCAAGGAAGACGACGATCAGATTCCCGCCGTACTCCTGACACTTACTGATCAGGAAGTTGCGCAGCCTGGCTTGCCGCTGCAATGCGCTGCAGCGTTCGGGCAGAACCATGCTGAAGCGATCCAGCCAGAGACTGTAGAACGCGCCTTCGGTGCGCTTGTGGCTCTTGGGTACGCTGATTCGCGCCGAATAAAAGGAGTCCTGGAGCCAACTGCTGGTACTGGTCAAGTACCTCACCGCCCAGGATTTTCCGAAGCGCGCCATGCCGTGGATGACAATGCCGCGATATTCGCAGTCGATCGCACTAAGGATGGCGTTGGTCATGCGCTCGATCGGGCGCGTGGCAAACGGCGGCCGCAGCCGCATGAGCAACGGGTGAGTGCTCATGAGAGGTTCTCCAGGTCCGCGGCGGCGTCCGGGTCCTCGCTACACGCAACGTCAGATCTAGGCCCGGCATACACGATGTGGAACAACTGCGGTGTCCGATGTCCCGTTTCATTGGTCATAAAGATCCCGCTCTTGCCGCTCCGTGCCAGTCCTTGGAGCACCAGTTCCGGGGGGTGCTGGCGCGAGGCATGGAGAATCGATTCCAAAGACCGCATGCGATAGGGTTGGGCGCTCATTTGGTGGGATCCTTTGCGTAGTCGAAGTTGACTGAACCGCCACGCGGCACGAAGGCGCGCTCGCTTGCGGCATCCCTGGCAGGCTGGGCGACATCTGAGCGAGGCTGCAGATGCGTCATATGGGTCGGCGCCAACGGCGATGTGCGGGCATGGGATTTGACGTAAGCCCGATAAGCATCCACGGCATCGTCTACCCCGGCGATAGAGAACAATCCGCGCTTGCTCCAGCGAGAGATCAACTTGCGCAGGTCAAAGTCATGCCGTGTCCGGCTCCAAGGGGGCAGTGCGGTCAGCTTGGCGAACAGTTCCCCATTCTCATCGATCAGATTGAGGTAGCGCAGATCATTGAGGTTGTAGGACGCGAGATACTTCTTGCCTACCAAATCCCA of Xanthomonas translucens pv. cerealis contains these proteins:
- a CDS encoding ATP-binding protein, translated to MSTHPLLMRLRPPFATRPIERMTNAILSAIDCEYRGIVIHGMARFGKSWAVRYLTSTSSWLQDSFYSARISVPKSHKRTEGAFYSLWLDRFSMVLPERCSALQRQARLRNFLISKCQEYGGNLIVVFLDEAQRLFPDDYEHLCTLDNDLTDAGYMLFVVLVVQSDYTGTAMEKIYDGNPPPHVRGRYLVRRHEFGGLNGPEEIAHALGRMDDNSEWPEGSGCSYSAYFAKDAFSKGWRLRSHAEQIYQYAARLRIQAGLPAGWTWPMKSFEVCVNYLLTNVAAQRQDFTGFSDEDVYDALQAAGFIELERSRGSEQEEE